The following proteins are encoded in a genomic region of Brachypodium distachyon strain Bd21 chromosome 1, Brachypodium_distachyon_v3.0, whole genome shotgun sequence:
- the LOC100843032 gene encoding uncharacterized protein At1g15400, protein MEGLQRSSSTFRRSGSSGLVWDERFLTEDAEAKAAGGADEPQPGELRRSRSAGGVGTMLRRAGGSEDKKQQQKKKQQQGQKKEEHDQQVFRTKDVAPDVDPPSPRVSGCILCAIFGGSGSGSAAAATARRGRAKPKKKQR, encoded by the coding sequence ATGGAAGGGTTGCAGAGATCATCATCGACTTTCAGAAGGTCTGGCTCGTCAGGCCTGGTCTGGGACGAGCGGTTCCTGACCGAGGACGCCGAGGCGAAGGCTGCTGGCGGTGCGGATGAGCCCCAGCCGGGGGAACTGCGGCGTTCCCGGAGCGCCGGTGGCGTCGGCACGATGCTGCGCCGTGCCGGTGGCAGCGAAGataagaagcagcagcagaagaagaagcaacaaCAGGgccagaagaaggaggagcaTGATCAGCAGGTGTTCCGGACCAAGGACGTGGCCCCGGACGTCGacccgccgtcgccgagggTGTCCGGCTGCATCCTCTGCGCCATCTTCGGGGGCTCAGGCTCCGgctcggctgcggcggcgacggcgcgccgAGGCCGGGCCAagccgaagaagaagcaacGGTGA
- the LOC100843333 gene encoding protein OVEREXPRESSOR OF CATIONIC PEROXIDASE 3 isoform X1 gives MAMTVVPLAAAAAPIARTSGAPDSVRFLGVLLCLRRSPRGVACAFRRRPSKYKTKIQNEVVVEEDGIDGGDDDDADDGGLEALFKQLEDDLKNDDLSVEDDDDEISEEDMARFEQVLAEAIGDISGSEESVGDLVTDSKDVGNGEESDAVERPELKNWQLRRLACALKIGRRKTSIKNLAGELGLDRGLVIELLRNPPPKLLLMSDSLPDEAPSKPEVKEIEPSPVVDEVDATETKPQMDIPVHVMSAEWSMQKRLKKVQLETLERVYLRSKRPTNTMISSIVQVTSLPRKTIVKWFEDRREQDGVPDHRAAYKRPLSETIAS, from the exons ATGGCGATGACGGTGGTGCCGctcgcagcggccgcggctccAATAGCCCGCACCTCGGGCGCTCCAGACTCTGTCCGTTTTCTAGGAGTCCTCCTGTGCCTCCGCCGCTCTCCGCGGGGCGTCGCCTGCGCCTTTCGCCGTAGGCCTTCCAAATACAAG ACTAAAATTCAGAACGAGGTAGTGGTAGAAGAGGATGGCATTGATGGTGGTGATGACGACGATGCCGACGATGGTGGGCTGGAAGCACTTTTCAAGCAGTTGGAAGATGATCTAAAGAACGATGATTTATCTGtcgaggatgatgatgatgagataTCGGAGGAAGATATGGCCAGATTCGAACAAGTATTGGCAGAAGCAATTGGGGATATCAGTGGCAGTGAAGAATCTGTGGGAGATTTGGTGACAGACTCTAAAGATGTTGGTAATGGTGAGGAATCAGATGCAGTCGAACGACCAGAGCTGAAAAACTGGCAACTCCGGAGATTGGCTTGTGCACTGAAAATAGGTCGCCGTAAAACTAGT ATAAAGAATCTTGCAGGGGAGCTTGGCTTGGATAGGGGCTTGGTCATTGAATTGCTCCGTAATCCACCTCCAAAACTTCTACTTATGTCTGATTCTTTGCCTGATGAAGCCCCTTCTAAACCTGAAGTCAAAGAAATAGAGCCTTCCCCAGTAGTTGATGAGGTAGATGCCACTGAAACCAAGCCACAGATGGACATTCCCGTTCATGTCATGAGCGCAGAATGGTCCATGcagaaaaggctaaaaaagGTGCAACTGGAGACACTAGAAAGAGTCTACCTCAGATCCAAACGCCCAACT AATACAATGATCAGCAGCATAGTTCAAGTTACAAGCCTTCCACGAAAGACCATTGTTAAGTGGTTTGAGGATAGAAGAGAGCAAGATGGCGTACCGGACCATCGTGCCGCATACAAGAGACCCCTATCTGAGACCATAGCTAGTTGA
- the LOC100843333 gene encoding protein OVEREXPRESSOR OF CATIONIC PEROXIDASE 3 isoform X2, protein MAMTVVPLAAAAAPIARTSGAPDSVRFLGVLLCLRRSPRGVACAFRRRPSKYKTKIQNEVVVEEDGIDGGDDDDADDGGLEALFKQLEDDLKNDDLSVEDDDDEISEEDMARFEQVLAEAIGDISGSEESVGDLVTDSKDVGNGEESDAVERPELKNWQLRRLACALKIGRRKTSIKNLAGELGLDRGLVIELLRNPPPKLLLMSDSLPDEAPSKPEVKEIEPSPVVDEVDATETKPQMDIPVHVMSAEWSMQKRLKKVQLETLERVYLRSKRPTLLCCFIYHRIQ, encoded by the exons ATGGCGATGACGGTGGTGCCGctcgcagcggccgcggctccAATAGCCCGCACCTCGGGCGCTCCAGACTCTGTCCGTTTTCTAGGAGTCCTCCTGTGCCTCCGCCGCTCTCCGCGGGGCGTCGCCTGCGCCTTTCGCCGTAGGCCTTCCAAATACAAG ACTAAAATTCAGAACGAGGTAGTGGTAGAAGAGGATGGCATTGATGGTGGTGATGACGACGATGCCGACGATGGTGGGCTGGAAGCACTTTTCAAGCAGTTGGAAGATGATCTAAAGAACGATGATTTATCTGtcgaggatgatgatgatgagataTCGGAGGAAGATATGGCCAGATTCGAACAAGTATTGGCAGAAGCAATTGGGGATATCAGTGGCAGTGAAGAATCTGTGGGAGATTTGGTGACAGACTCTAAAGATGTTGGTAATGGTGAGGAATCAGATGCAGTCGAACGACCAGAGCTGAAAAACTGGCAACTCCGGAGATTGGCTTGTGCACTGAAAATAGGTCGCCGTAAAACTAGT ATAAAGAATCTTGCAGGGGAGCTTGGCTTGGATAGGGGCTTGGTCATTGAATTGCTCCGTAATCCACCTCCAAAACTTCTACTTATGTCTGATTCTTTGCCTGATGAAGCCCCTTCTAAACCTGAAGTCAAAGAAATAGAGCCTTCCCCAGTAGTTGATGAGGTAGATGCCACTGAAACCAAGCCACAGATGGACATTCCCGTTCATGTCATGAGCGCAGAATGGTCCATGcagaaaaggctaaaaaagGTGCAACTGGAGACACTAGAAAGAGTCTACCTCAGATCCAAACGCCCAACT TTactttgttgtttcatttatcACAGAATACAATGA